DNA from Sulfodiicoccus acidiphilus:
AGATGGAGGTCCACCTGGAGGAGGTGGATGGGTACATAGAGGGCGACCTCGACCCTGCAGGATTCAACGGAGGGGCAGTACCTCCAGGTGTGCTCGAGGTGAGGTACTTCGTGAAGGTGAGAAGCTCCGATCCCCGAGTTAGCGACGTACTTAACGCCTCAGAAAGGAGGTGCCCCCTCAAGGACACGCTCACTAGGTCGGTTAGAGTGAGGGTCAACTGGCAGCTAGTCCACACTTAGGGGGCGTTTAGGCTCGAGGGTCACCTCAAGGCCACGATCAGTCTATCCCTCAACTTGGAGCTCAGCAGGACAGTGAACTTCTGTCCAGCCAAGGCCGATGCGACGGGGGAGGAGCTAGGGGCCACTATGACGGCCTCCGCCCCCACTGAGACGAACTTCACCACGTTCGATGGATCCTTCACCAGCCCGAGTGGTATGGTTTTAACTGTCCTGACCCTCATCCTGTCCACCAAAGTCTCCACTATGGGTTCCTCCACCATTTCCCTCAGCTTGCTCCTGAGGTCGTCCTCCTCGTAGCCCCCCTGTCTCCCCCCGTGAGAAGTGACGTTAGCGAGGAGTTTCGACCCCCAGCGTCCACGGCCGCCAAGTGGACTAGGGCCGCGGATCTACTCGAGAGGGTCAGCATCAGCACTACCTGATAGCAGTTTCTCTAGAAGGAATTAAATCTTTTCTCCTAGTATTCCAGAGTTGAACGCCGGAAGCAACTTTGGTATGACCGAAAGTCTTTTTATACATGTTTGACATGTCTTACTTATGTCACAGGAAAGTCCGGACGAGAACAGGCCCAAGACGATCAGGGGGATAGACCCGGACCTCTACGACAGAGCCCTAGCCCTGTCTAGGCAGACGGGAAAAACGGTAGGACAGGTAATAAACGATGCCCTGAGCAACCTACTCAACGCCCTAGATTCCACCGCCGACAAAGTTCAAGAGGTAGGTAGGGCATTCGTCGAGGGAGTCCAGGAGGGGAGGGGCGAGCTCACCGTGATATCTAACGTCGAGGAGATAGAGGTCACGAGGGAAGAGCTCGCCTCCCTGGGGAGGCAAGTGGTGTTCAGGAGCGTGAAGAGGCTAGTTCTAGGCGAGGACGTGGACAGGGAAACCTTCGAGAAGTACGTGAACTCGATAGTCCAGGTGGAGGAGTTAGTGGTCAGGAACAAGTCCCTCCCGAAGCTCACTGTACTGCAGAGGTGCAGGTTCGTGAAGAGGATCACCAACTAGCGCGGAAAAAACTTAATCCAGGGAGAATAAGTTTGACATATGCTGAAGGTAACGTTCTTCCACGACGTGATATGCCCGTTCTGCTACGTGACTTCGAAGAGGTTGAGGAGGGTCGTCCCCGAGTTCAAGGTGGAGGTAGTGCACAAGTCGTTCTCCATAATATCTTCCCTAGAGGACCTCAAGTTCGTCGCCCCGGACGAGGAGAGCGTGAGGGAGTTCTTCAAGAGCGAGTTCTCGATATTGAAAAGGTTCATGCCAGACTACGAGGAGGGGAAAGTGATATCCAAGGGGAACCTGGGCTACGTCTGGTCCATGCCCCCACTTATGGCGTGTAAGGCGGCAGAGTTTCAGAGGGGTTCGGAGGGCTACTGGGAGTACTTCGACAGGGCCCAGGACGCCTTCTTCTTGGAGGGGCAGAACGTGGCAGACGAGGAGGTCCTCCTCTCCATCGCCAAGTCGCTGAACTTCGACGTGGAGAGGTTCAGGGAGGACATGGGGGCCAAGAAGACGAAGCTCGCCGTGATCTCCGACGAGGAGGAGGCGAGGGCAATGGGGATCCGAGGTGTGCCGGCACTCATAATAAACGACCAGTGGATAGTGAGGGGAGTCCCAACAGAGGAGAAGCTCAGGGACGTGTTCTCGGACATAGAGGCCCACGGCGAGCCCAGGAAGGTGAGGCTGAAAGCCTACTGGGAGAAGGACGACTGAGCGATGATGAAGTGGGAAGAGTACGACGGATGAGTTCCCCAAAGCTCACTCTGAGCCACACGTCGTCGCAGTATCTTAGAGAAATAGTTAAATAGTAGTAATTCTAAATAAGTATCATGTCCTTCGACGACGAGATCAGGAGGAACTACAGAGACGAACTGCTGGGGGAGGCGACCTACAGGACCCTCTCCCGTGGGGAGAGGAACGAGAGAATGAGGAGACTTCTCCACGAGATAGCAGAGGCCGAGGCCGGCCACGCCGAGCTCTGGTCCCAGATGGCGGCGGCAAGGGGGGTGGCGTTGAAGGGTCTCGGGTTCTTGGACGAACTGAAGGTGAGGTCGCTCTCAGTCCTGAGGAGAGTGGTCGGCCTAGCGGTGACGGTGAAGATACTGGAGGCGGGGGAGGAGGAGGACATGGAGAAGTACTACGGCCTCCTCAGGGACCAGAGGTTCACGGAAGAGGAGAGGGATGTCCTGAAGAGGATACTGGAGGACGAGGTGGTGCACGAGGAGCTACTCACGTCCGAAGAATTCAAGGTCGAGAACGTGAGAGACGCGGTCTACGGAGTGAGCGACGGCCTCATAGAGGTGTTGGCGGCGGTGTCTGGGCTGGCCGGGTTCATCTCGGCCCCTCAGCTAGTGGCCCTAGGAGGCCTCATAGTGGGGCTCTCAGGCACCCTGTCCATGTCAGTCGGGGCCTATCTATCCACGAAGTCAGAGAGGGAAACGGCGGAGGCGGAGAGGAGGAAGGCAGAGATGCAGTCTGTCCTAGACAGGGACGCCCTTCAGGAGAGGGTGAAGCAACAGCTCGTCGACCGTGGCCTGGACCCAGCCAAAGCGGCGAGGGCCTCTAGAGAATTGAGGGACGTGGCCGAGGATGTGGTGGCGCCTCAGGACCCTGGAGATCCGCTCAGGAGTGCCGGCGTCACAGCGGCCTCGTACGTGGTGGGAGCGATGGTGCCCGTGCTGGCTTTCCTCCTCGGGTTGGGAGGGCTCGTAGGTCTCGTAACGTCTTACGTCGTCACGGGGATGGCCACGATGGTGGTGGGGTCCCTTATAGGGGTGGTCAGCGAGGTGAACCCGCTCAGGAAGGGTGCGGAGATGAGCGCGATGGCCCTGGGGGCCGCCCTGGCCACCCACGTCGTGGGCCTCTTGGCCCAGACCTACCTGCACGTGGCCATTTAGGGTTTCACCCCCCTCACTATCCACGTCCTTCTGACCACCTCGACCTTCCTCACCTGGAACCTCCACGCGAGGGCGGAGGTTAGCACTACTGGGTCTAACCCCCCCTCTGAGGGTTGCCTGGTCATCGCCACCACTTCTCCGCCTCTCTTCAAGGCCCTGTGGACCTCCGAAACTACCTCGTGTTCCGCCACCTCTCCCAACACTGCTCCGTCGGCCCACCCCTCCCTCACTGGCAGGGGTAGGAAAGACCTCACCTGATCCCCTAGCCCCTCCACTGGCGGCTCGCTCCAGAGCACCACCCCTCCCCCTGGGGCAGGCCAGCCCACCTGTATGACCCTGCCGCGCAGCCCGTGAGGGGGGAAGTCGGGAGGAGGGGAGGGTTCCACGTCCACAACGTGGGAAACCTTGTTCAGGGCCAAGAGCTCTCCCGCCGCGCACCTCCTGACCAGGAGAAGGTGAGGGGAAAGTCGAGAGAGTCTATCCATCCTCCTGAACCTCCACTCCTCCCCGTCCAGCGAGTCGGCCATCCACGGCGCGCATAGTTCCCCTTCCTTTGACACTAAAGCCAAGAGCAACGGCGAGGAAATATGTATCCTCCTACATATTTCTTACGATCGTCCGTTAACTCGTCTCCCGTTCTTCCTCGCACCTTCGTTCTCATCTTCGTGTTCCTCCGCGATCGAACCTAGAAACTCGGCCCTCGCCCACCCCCTAGGTGGTGGGACTCCCTGGAGCTAAATGGTGAGTTGAAGGACGAGTTTCCCGTCGACCTTTTGCCTGTAGTCGAGGAATGCGGAGCACACCTCCGTCCCCTGACCTTGAAGTGAGCCTCCAAGTCCCTTTCGAGGATTTCGGCCCCTCAATCGGAGCGGAGTTTTTTACCTAGCTAACGTAAACCCTCGAATGCGTTCGGCTCGGGCGGTCTTCGTACTTGTACCGTTCCTCCTATCGGCCTACGCCCTCTACTCCATAACCTTCGTCCTAGGGGACCTCGCCACAGCCCTCCACACTACGATAGAGGGGATCACGTTGGCGGTCACCTTGTCCTGGGTGGGAGGAGCCGTTGGGGGACTCGCGTTCGGGGTCCTAGCGGACAGGTGGAGCAGGAAAGGAGCTCTACTGATCGCCATCCTACTCTTCTCCGTGGCCACGACCCTCACGTATTTGGTGAGGGACCTACCTGAGCTCTACGCCCTCTGGTTCCTGGTGGGGTTCGGCGTGAACGGAGAGAACGGGATATCCTACGTAATTCTGGCCGAGGCCAGTTTCACCTCCCTCAGGGGACTCAACGGGGGCCTCGTACAGGGGACCTACGACTTGGGGGTACTCCTCGGCGCCCTCACGGCCTCTCTAGTTGGAGGGTGGAGGGAAGTCTTCCTCGTCGCTGGGCTAGCCGGCCTCCTCGGGGTTCCGTTCTGGGTTGGTGTAGAGTCGACTCACCGGAGGTCGAAGAGGGTGCCCCTGACCTCCATATTCAGGGGAGGGCTCTTGAGGCTCACAGTCGTCGGGTCAGCTCTCTCCCTATCCTCGCTTCTGCTAGTCGTCGCCCTGTTCTCCTTGGCGCCAACGATCCTCTCCACCGAGCGCGGGTACTATTCGGCCATAGTTGTGGGTGCGCTGCTCTCCACAGTGGCGTACGCCTTGGCAGGGTACGCGTCCGATCTGTGGGGAGGAGGAGGGTGGCGATAGTGTTGGCGGCGGCTGCGGTGGCCACATCTATCGCGTTCTCCCTCGCAGCTCTCTCCCCTCCCGCACCTCTCTGGTCTTACCCTCAGACTTACGCCGTCCTGGCCTCCTACGTCACTTCCTCGTTCTTCGCCTTCTACGGGGTTTGGATGGGGGAGCTCTATCCCGCAGAGGTGAGGGCAACTGGGACCAACTTCGACCTCTTAGTGGGGAGGCTGGTGGGAGGTTCCTTGGGCCCGCTCATAGTGGTGGCCCTCCCCTTCTCCCTGGGGATCTCGCTAGGCGTGGTTATGACCGTGAGCTCGATAGTGGCGGTGGCCTCGGCCGTGCTGATTAGGTGAAAGTTTGTCTTACAAAAGTTGGGGGTTAAGGGGGCGAAAAGCCTCGCCTTTCACGGCGGGGGTGGATAGCCCCCTTATATTTATACTTTTTTCGAAATTCTTTTAATGGCTAGGAGGGTTAAAGCGATCAGAGCTACTGTTTCTATGAAGATCGCCCTCTCTGAACCCCTCCTAGCCCTCGTGAACAACTACGTAAAGGCACTACGTTTCACACTGTTTTGGTTGAAGGAGAACGTGAAAAATCCAGAAGAGAAGGGAGTGTTAGGAAAAGTCCACGAGGAATTATACACGAGGTTAAGGGAGGAATGTGATCTACCTTCAAAGGTTGCTGAGGATTGTTATAGGGACGCCCTTGCGACGTACGAGGGTTGGTATAATAATCCGAGAAGGGGTCGTTTTCCAAGGGTATATAAGCCCACTCTTTGGTTAACACCGAAGGCGAGCTATAGCGTGGACTTCGAGAGAATGACCGTTAGGATAGCAAGTGTTGGTGAACTACCAATTCTGGGTTATCCTAGGAACTTGAGGGAGTACTTGAGTTGGAAGATGAGGGAGGCTAGGTTAGTGGTTGAGGGCGATAATGCTTTCCTCAAGGTTGTTTTCGAAAGAGAGGAAGAGAGTGCTGTGCCAAAGTCCAGTATAGCAGTTGATATTAACGTGGGTGAGGTAGTCGTAGGAAAGGACGACAAACACTACGTTAGGATTCCAACTCGCATTGAAGAGGTTCACCATTGGAAGTCTTTAGCTGAAAATTTGCAGAAGAAATACTCAAGGAGGTGGAGAGAGAATAGGAGGATACTGTATAGGATCCACTCCTTCCATCAAAAGGCTAGGCGTATTATGGAGGATTTCGCTAGGAAGGTGGGGAAGTGGGTTGTTGAAATTGCAAGGACGATTGGTGCTAATGTTATTAAGTTGGAGAGTCTTAAGAACCTCATCAAGAGCTAAGCTACCGAGGGAGTTTCGTGATAAACTGTATTTAATGCAATACCGTCGTTTGCAGTACTGGATTTCTTGGCAAGCTAGGAAGCGTGGCATGATCGTTGAATACGTTAATCCCAGTTATTCTTCCGTTTCTTGTCCTAAGTGTGGTAGATGGAAGGAGTCGCTCATAGGTATTTCCGTTGTTCGTCTTGTGGTTATGAGAACGATCGTGACGTTATCGCGGTAATCAATCTCAATGGGAGGGGTTCTCTGAGCCTCTCGACTGCCCCTCAAATGAGAGATGTAAGCCCGAATCGATGAGGGGAACCCTCGCCCTTTAGGGCGGGGAGGAAGTCAGTCCTTATCGTTCCGCGTTCGATCGCGATCGAGCGTGGTGACTCGGCCCTTGACGGCCGGTTTCATGGCACCTAAATCGCGGGACTCCTCAGAGATCAACGGCCTAGGGCCCGCGTCTCGACCGCCGCTCCCACACTCTCTGGCACAGCCTACGTTTGGTGTGGGAGATCATCTTTTGT
Protein-coding regions in this window:
- a CDS encoding VIT1/CCC1 transporter family protein; translated protein: MSFDDEIRRNYRDELLGEATYRTLSRGERNERMRRLLHEIAEAEAGHAELWSQMAAARGVALKGLGFLDELKVRSLSVLRRVVGLAVTVKILEAGEEEDMEKYYGLLRDQRFTEEERDVLKRILEDEVVHEELLTSEEFKVENVRDAVYGVSDGLIEVLAAVSGLAGFISAPQLVALGGLIVGLSGTLSMSVGAYLSTKSERETAEAERRKAEMQSVLDRDALQERVKQQLVDRGLDPAKAARASRELRDVAEDVVAPQDPGDPLRSAGVTAASYVVGAMVPVLAFLLGLGGLVGLVTSYVVTGMATMVVGSLIGVVSEVNPLRKGAEMSAMALGAALATHVVGLLAQTYLHVAI
- a CDS encoding OsmC family protein is translated as MTTITFAAEAKLEEEKVRVYVKDSELVVGTIGSDYPTPEELLLSAALSCLLLTLLYVAREMEVHLEEVDGYIEGDLDPAGFNGGAVPPGVLEVRYFVKVRSSDPRVSDVLNASERRCPLKDTLTRSVRVRVNWQLVHT
- a CDS encoding MFS transporter, with product MRSARAVFVLVPFLLSAYALYSITFVLGDLATALHTTIEGITLAVTLSWVGGAVGGLAFGVLADRWSRKGALLIAILLFSVATTLTYLVRDLPELYALWFLVGFGVNGENGISYVILAEASFTSLRGLNGGLVQGTYDLGVLLGALTASLVGGWREVFLVAGLAGLLGVPFWVGVESTHRRSKRVPLTSIFRGGLLRLTVVGSALSLSSLLLVVALFSLAPTILSTERGYYSAIVVGALLSTVAYALAGYASDLWGGGGWR
- a CDS encoding DsbA family oxidoreductase gives rise to the protein MLKVTFFHDVICPFCYVTSKRLRRVVPEFKVEVVHKSFSIISSLEDLKFVAPDEESVREFFKSEFSILKRFMPDYEEGKVISKGNLGYVWSMPPLMACKAAEFQRGSEGYWEYFDRAQDAFFLEGQNVADEEVLLSIAKSLNFDVERFREDMGAKKTKLAVISDEEEARAMGIRGVPALIINDQWIVRGVPTEEKLRDVFSDIEAHGEPRKVRLKAYWEKDD